The genomic DNA tggggttttttgttttgttgtcattgcttggttttgtttacCTCCTGGACTACGAATTAGCTTGTCAGGTAAAAAAAGACTGTTTGAAATCAAACAGTGGAGGCTTCAGTAGCATATAATGTTCAGATATTCagtcattcaaaaaaaaaaaaaaaaggttaagtCTACTTTTCCAAGAATGCAAATTTACTCTCCTGAGATGAACAGATctaattaatactcatgtttttctctctttttttttttttttaacatttttttcatgctttgtttcttttctttgcctctttGTAGACCAGGATGCTTTCTCATACACTGCCTAGAAGTGGAAACCCTGGTTATATCACTGGAGCACCACTACTGATTGCAAATGGAAGTACAGTGCAGCACGTATCCTTTgtgctgttgtgttttctgtCATTGGGTTTCTTGACTTCTGTTACTATGTTGCTTGGACTTCTGAGATTGCACCTTTGCCTGTGAGGGCATACTTCAGTATAACTGCAGCCTGCAATAAGCTTTTTGGTCAGGGCTGAATTGTAGACCTGTGATAGTATAAAGGAGGAATGTGCAGTAAGAAGATTGTTAAATACAAATCAAGTGTCCTTTGTGATCTGCTTCTTGACATGCAGATTGTTAGATGAGCATTCTGCAGAGTGAGGGTGATGGCAGTTGCTCGCAGTTTCTGAGACACACAGTACGATTTGGAAGCAATATGAGGACTGGCTGCAAACTCAGGTAAGAACACGATCTGTGGTCACCCTTTCACTTTTCCTGAAACGTCTAGGAGGCATGGAGTCACTTGGCAcctttttctgtagttttcacTTACTTCCGTGGAGCCAAGGTCTTTAAGACCAAGACCTCTTTAAGGTCACCCATGGTTTTAATACAGATCTTTCATATGAAACCTAAGAAGACTAGACTGTTGGAGGGATGGTGAAATTCTAGAACAGTTTGAACGTGAGAGATGATCTAGTAGGAAATCTTCAGGCTTTGGTCTGGCAACATGTTGCAGAGAAGAGTAAAGTTATTTGAAAAGTGAATTATAATAGAACCTTAAAAAAGGATTATTCTGATTTGGTTTATTATTTCGTTGGTGAAAGATCAGGAAGTAATGTCAGGAAGACATTTCAGGTGAAATGTCGAAGAATACTGACAGCTTTTTAGCCATCATTGAGGTGGTAAGATGGCTAAGAAGCTGTCAGTATTCTTCGTGTTATCCTGCCATGCTGTTCAcccttttctttgcagaaacaaTTGAAAGTTTGCTcatcagaagaacagaagaaatgcttGTTGCTGAGGAAGGCTGTTGATGCCATCTGCTTCTGTCTTGGAAAGCCCTTTAGGTAaagctgttacttttttttcctcgttCTAGGCTAACACAAGTGGAAAAAAGTAATTGCAGTTACATCCAGCTAAAGTTATATGAGGCTTTTCAGGGGATGAACCAAGCAGAGGACCTTGCTATAATTGGTAGTGCTCGTTCAAGCCAAGAAGAAGAGTGGGTGACCATTCTGATCCAGAACTGCAGTGTACAGGTAATATAAATGCAAGAAGACAATCTGAATATCTTTTTCATATCTTTGTTTTAGTTTGAGAGGTGtgaataatgtaaaaaaaaaaaaaaaaaaaaaaaaagaacctgcTTGTTCATCAAGGCTAGTTTTATTTGTGTGGTAATGCACTGGCTTTCAGGAGTCTTAATACTCATAAATGCTCATATTTATTAGTGTTCATATCGTTAGGATATTTactaaacaacaaaaaactcatAGATTTAATCTCTCTTGATTCCTTGTAATGGTATTTAAATAGCCAAGAAGAGTTTAATGCTTAATCTGCTGTTGTACTGGTTAATTTTCTGACTGTGTTCTAAGATTAATACAAGCTGTTTATTCCAATGATGATTCCTTTACATTCCAAAAATGATGCTTCTGTTACcatcttttctgattttttttttgatgtttctaGTGATATATAAATATTGCCAAACTAAAGCTAAGAGCTTGCAATCCAAGTGCTTGTTGGGGAggcaaattttgttttaataattattCATCTATTAGAAGGTGTCCTCATAGAAGGCAAAATCCAAGTGATAGAGGTGAGATAAATTCTGTCTGGAAATTAGATGACAGTGAGATGGATACAGCTCTAAAACAGGCAGCTGACCTGACAAGAAGTTATGGGGTTAGTCCTGAAGTGATTGAGATTCTGAGACTTTTGCTACCTGAAGTATTGAGTTTTGATCATAATGGTcctttttaacatttaaattacTGTATTAAGATGTTTGggttacattttattttcagactgaGAATTGCAGTTCCTGTTGCATGATTCCTGTGACTCTGGATATGCAGATATTGTGGACTAAGATGGGTCTCCTGTCCAACCCACAAGCTCAAATATGGGGTGTACGGTACTTTTATCAGTGTCAATCCCTAAAGGTATGGGATTTCAAGTATTTCAAATCCTTCTCTCATGTAGCAGTATGAAATGGATTCACAGATTATTTAAGAACCAAGGTATCAAGTGGTCTTGATTTTGAGGAGTTGATCTACCAAGTTTTAGAAGTGGTTTGGCTACAGTGGCAAGAGTTTGATTTAACTGATCTGTAGAGGAAGCTGATTTATGGCTTTGGTGATTAATGTTCACAGTCAGTTGTACAGGTAGAAGAGGTACTTTCTTTTCAATCACAAGCCACTTCAAATTAAGGAGTCAAAACCTTAAATTAAGTTCAGTGTAAAGTAAGAGTTATAAAAGTTCAGTAGCTGTGTATGTCTTGTCCCTTAAAACCTTGTGGAGCACACAAGCTGTTTCAAGAGTCCATTACAGAACTTACCTTGGAGATGCATCTTTTGCATTAGGCATGCTGAATTCTTTCTACTTTACATTTTGTTACAGTCCCTAAGCACAAGCTTGGTGCCTTTGACAACTGTTGTTACCTTCACTGAAATGACGGAATGGCCAGAACCTCCACGTGGCCTGCCCAAAGTACACTGGAAACTCccatttgactttttttttccattcaagaTGGTGCTGAATATTGAAAGAAGTTACAGAGATGATTTGACTGCCTACTTTGTTGTGATTCTAATATTGTGTAGTATTCTCTGCTGTTGAAGAGAGTCAAATAGATGAAACCTGTATAAATTCACTTACTGAACTTTAAGTGCATTTGTGGTGTGATCCAGATTGTAAACTGTTCATCAGATTCTTATACTGTCCATCCTATCTTATGTGCTTTCTGTTGATGGATTAACGCACTTGATTAGTTTCTGTCCCATGTCTTCTCATTCTCCTGTTCTCCATGTACACAATCTTTAAACCTCTTTGAAGTGAAATTCTTAAAGGAAGGGGTAATTGAGAGATGTTGCAAGAAtgaggagcaggaaggaggaagTTAAAATGAACTTGTTTCCAGAAACCGAGTGCTTTCAGGGAATGTAGAGAGAGGACTGGAGTTAAGACTTATATGTTGGATCATAGactggtttgggttggaagggaccctaaagaaCTAGATCTTGCTGTAGGCAGGAACACCAACACCTCCTtctagaccaagttgctcacagccccatccagcctggccttgaatgctcccagggagggagcatccacagtCTCCTTGGTCAACccgttccagtgtctcaccaccttcacaatactgaatttcttcctgatatctagtctaaatcgaccctcttccagtttaaagccacttccccttgtcctgttgctataTGCTCCTACACTAAATCCCTCCCTAGCTTTTCCGTGGGCACCTTTTGGGCCGCTAGAAGGtctccctgctgccttctcttctgcagcctgAAGAGCCCCATGTCTCTCAGCCCGGCCTtgcaggcaggtgctgcagccctcggATCGTCTtcgtggtcctcctctggacccgctccagcagctccagtcctccttgtgttgggggcccagaactggacgcagtgctccaggtggggtctcccgagagcagagcagaggggcagaatcacctccctcgccctgctggtcacccttctcttgatgcagcccgggatacagttggccttcacGAGCCAGCGGTGTGCGCTCACAGCGCAGTTGAATATTTCATCGAGTTTTACTCAGAGTCAGATGGAATTGGAGGCGGTCCGTTCCGCCGGGAGGAGCCGCGAGCATCCCTGGGTCAGGCGCCGTGCGACCGCCGCGAGCCGTCGGGCTCTGCGGAAGTGAAGCCGCCGCCTTCCTGCCACCGACTCCCTCCTAGGGCTCGACTGCTGTCGGGCCGCCGGGGTTGCTCCCATTTGTACCCGAACGCTCCTTCCGCCGCGGGCTCGCCTCGCGGAGCGCTCGCCCGCCTGAACGCCTGTTCTACTGGAGAGTCGCTGGCGGGAGTCCGGCCGTGTGGGCGCGGGCCTGGACCGGCCTGGAGCCTGCGTGCGCCGCACTGCCGGAGCTCTGCGGCGGACGCAGGGGGCCGCGAGCGGGTCGGGAAGCCGCGGGCCGCGGCCGTGAGCCGCGTCTGGGTGCCGGCGCCGCGGGAGCTGGCTGGGCTGCGGAGGAAggcggcgggcgcggggggGTTGGGTCGTAGCCGCGTGTCGACGAGCGCGCGGTGCCGCCGGCGCTGCGTTGCGCTGACCGCCGGCGGTCTCCGTCCGGTTCCCCTCCTGTGGTTCGGTCGGGCCCGAAGGAAGTCTCCTTGAAAACGAGCCAGTCGAGCCTTGCGACGATACAGGTACCGCCCCGTGCTGCGGGCATCTGGGCGCTCATCCTAACGGCCCTGTGAAGTTGTCTTGAGGTGCGTAGACTTTATTTTGGGCTGTTTTGATGGCCGCAGAGCATTACTGTTATATAGAGCCAACGACAGAGTGGAACTGCTCCTGGGGCCTTTGCGAGCAGTAAATGGAGAACTACATTGGCTTCATTCACTGGGAGTTTTGGAGAAACGGAGCCGCTGCGCATCTTTGTCCTGCCTGTTTCTTTGTATGTTGCTTGGCCCTATCATGAAGATTTCTCTGAGCCCAAAGAAAAGACGTAAACCCTCCTGACACGCAGATATCCAGGCTTTGGCTTTACTCCTGGTAATAAGCCTGTGTCTGTTGTATGCTATTTCATCACTCAAGATACAACAGGgtctgggtgttttttttttgtttgtttgttttgtatgagAAGAAATCTAATAGCTCTCTAAAAGGAGCGATAGGGTTATAGGTAAAGAAATCTTGATGACCAAAACTTACACAGATTTCTTACACAGGAGGCAGTAGGGGTGGCAAAACTGATGCTTCTGGTGCTGGTGCTGTCTATGTGCCACTTGAGCTCCGCAGCCTCAGGGAGGAACGAGAAGGTGTGCGCACTGGAAGTCTGCAGTGTTACAGATGCTGTGGAGAAGGTGAATGCTACCATAGTCACGTAAAGCTGAAGACCAGAGGAGTGgttaagttttgttttcttatcgTAGCTGTGTACTGTATTTGGGAGTTGGACACAAACTGCTGTCctactgatttttgtttttttttttttaaatttctgtattAGGATTAGGTATCAGCGTACCTTTGATAGAAAAGGAATGCCTTTAATCTCCGCAGcaacaaaggaagagaaaaacacatcGTTCTGAGGACAGAACAAAAAAGGAGAGGTAGGTAAGGGTAAATGTCTTAAAAACAGGGAACTAAAATGGAATACAGAGCTGAATACTTCATGGAGTCGAGAGGATAAATACTATTTTGAGTGGTGCTCTTCTTAGAGAAATGGTAGGGCATGAACAAATCTTACTGTTGGTGAattttccctgtctttctttgcaagaggctgcagccagctggctTACAGATTATTATAAGACAGTAGAAGAGGTTCATTCCACAATGGGGGCTTGGATATGGAGGGTTTGAAAAAGTCTGGAACGGTGAAAAAGTGCATTTAAAGCTTCAGTAAGACATACTGGAGGAGCTGTAAGAGGCTGAAGTGCATGGTACTAAATGTAAATGTTTatctttctcctgaaatattGAACAAAACTACTgatttcagtttgcatttttcaagcttttctttctatCCTTACATTTCTTTAACTTCATTTACTCCTGAACACGAGCATGTGTCCAGGTACTCAATTTGCATTTTATCTCGTAGTGATATCAGTGTTACTGTTTTAGCCATAGCTATTATAAAAATTTTATTCagtctctgtttttttcccctgaatgaCTTGTAATGCTTGTGCACCTTGATTTGATTGTCATAGGAAAACTGATACAAAACTGAGATATTTTCTATCATCTTTTTATCCTTAATAGCTGATGGAGTTTTACTGCTTGGTAAAGGTTATAGAGGAAATCATTTGATTCAGATTTGATCCAGGCCAGAAAAGAGCGATGATTTCTGGAAGAAGGAAATGCTGGAAAGATGCCAACTCAACCACTGATGATTGTGCTTAAGCTGTTTTCTCACGTTGCTTGCTTAGCAATCTtgttcatagaattatagaattgcttAGGTTGGGGCGGACCTTAAAGATCctctagttccaatcccccaTCCATGGCAGGTTTGCCAGCcagtagatcaggctgcccagacttCCATGCAACCTGGGGAACcacaggccggtgagtctcacctctgtacTTGGGAACatcatggaacagatcttcCTGGACATCGTGCTTGATTGCGTGAGGAATGAGTGTGTGATCCAAGACAGACAGCACAGCTTTACCAGGGAAAACCTAACCTATCTGGTGGgcttctatgatggagtgatggcattggtggacaaagggaaggtgaCCGATgttacctggacttgagcaaggcctttgacactgtcccccaccacatccttatttCAAAACTGAAGGGATGTGGATTTGGGGGGACTATTTGCTAGGTAAGGAATTGATTAGAAGGCCTTACATAGAGGATCGTGTTGAATGGTATTATGTCCAGATGGAGACCAGTGACAAGCGGTGTCCACCAgggggtctgtcttgggaccagtgctctttaatatctttatcaattACATGGCTGACAGAATcaagtgcagcctcagcaagtttgctgatgacacccaGCTGAGTGttgtggtgtggttgacacagtggaaggaagggatgccattcagagggacctcagcaGACTTGAGAGATGGGCCCAGGTGAATCTAATGAcgttcaacacagcaaagggcaaggttttgcacttgggctggaggaatcccaagcatttatacagactggaaggagcagtccttgaagagtaaccctgcagagaaggacttgggggccctgatggatgaaaaacttagcgtgagccagcagtgtgctcttgcagcttggaaagcaaatgggatcctgggctccatcagaagaggggtggccagcagggacagggaggtgattgtccccctctactctgccctcgtgaggtcccatctgcagtactgtgtccaggtctggagcccccagtacaagaaagacagagagctgttggagagggtccagaggagccacaaagatgatcaggggactggagcacctcccctacaaaggcaggttgagggagctgggcttgttcagcctggagaagagaaggctgcggggtgacctcattgcagcctttcagtacctaaagggagcctacaaacaggaggggaaacaacTCCTGGAAAGGGCAGataacaacaggacaaggggaaatggtttggagttgagggagggcagattggGATTGGATGttgggggaagttctttgctacgagagtggtgaggtgctggagcagctgcccagagaggctgtggatgccccgtccatccctggaggtgttcaaggccaggttggatggggccctgggcagcctggtcgtATGcaacgggtggtggtcaatggagttaagTCTAGCTGGAGGCCTGTTTCAAGtagtgtcccccaggggtcggtgctggggcccatcctgtttaatatcttcattgacgacttagatgaagggattgagtgtaccctgaataagtttgcagatgacaccaagttgggaggtggtgtcgatctgcctgagggtagggaggccctgcagagggatctagataagaTGGATCGCTGGGttgaggtgaatgggatgaggtttaacaaggccaagtgtcgggtcctgcacttttgccacaacaaccccatgcagcgttacaggcttggggatgagtggttggatgactgtgaagaggaaagggacctgggggtgttggttgatgctcagctgaacatgagctgacagtgtgcccaggtggccaagagggccaacggcatcctggcctgcgttagaaatagtgtggccagcaggagcaaggaggtAATTGTCCCcttgtactcagcactggtgaggccgcacctcgagtactgtgttcagttttgggcccctcaccacaagaaagacattgaggccctggaacatgtccagagaagggcaacaaagctggtgaggggtctggagcacaaaccttatgaggagcggctgagggagctgggatagttcagtgtggagaagaggaggctcaggggagacctcactgcactgtacaGCTTCCTGAGGGGAGGCTGTGATGTAAAAGGTTCTGGTGTGgttcttgtgcttttttcttgaAGATGGAATTCTTGAGATTTATCAGGGTATTCACTACCTTTAACTGTCTGAAACCACAGTTTTTGCACTGTTGATGTCTTAGCATGCTTGCTGTACACTAAGGTAAACTACTGCTCTTCAGGCAAGAAATCTTGGCTCCTTGATGCTAACAAGCATCCTTGTGGAAGAGCTAAAAGTTTTATGTGGGAAACAAAAGTGCTGATTTAGCTCCTTGTTTCTcttaataatttctttcttatttcagcaTCTGATGAACCAAACCATCTCCTCAGTAGCTGCAGTGGTTGAGGGGAACCTGTAGCTTTTTATTTGCAAGCATAGATCAGAGGAGTTACATGTTCTAAAAACTGTCTAGCTCAATCTAAAATAGGGCTTGTTTTTTGTTACatgtttaaaaatcaaaaggaaGAGTTAGCAGCTCTTTTTGCTTGTGTGTTAAGCTACGTTGGCTTCTTTAATCACTGTTGTTAGTAATAATCCTAATAAATGGAGTGAAGAGGAGGGGATGCAGAGCGTATGTGCTGTACTGGAAACAAATGCTACCTCTGGCAAAGTGGAAGTCTTCAGATAGTCTTCTACCAAAGTGGTATCTTTATATCTGCtttttggggggagggaagcatcagtttgtttttccttttgtgggGACAACAAAATCTTTGATAGATAACTGTAGGCTGGGTCTTCTGTAACTTATTTGGGATGTGGAGGGTTTTTTAAGTCTGTCCACCCCTTGAATATTGTTTACCCTTTGTGAGGTTTCCTCCATGGATTTGAAACTTCAGATGAGATTGTTTCCTGATCTTAGGTAGTGAGGCATCTACCATTTAAACACATGAAACTGAACAACCCCCTCCCGCCAATTGGTGTCCTTTAGCAACATGAGAATAAGTGCTGGTGGAATTTGTTTACTGCAGTACAAAGATGAGAATACAGTAGTAAAATAACTATAGAGAGGAAACTCTATAGCCAGCATCTGAGTTTAAGTGGGGAACTATGGTTAATTTTATAATGTGTGCAAAGATGAAAAGTTGTAGTGTTGTTATGGTTTTTACTGAATTCAGCAATGAGTGCTTTGTCTTTAATTCAGAAATGACTGCGAGTGGTGTATATGGCAGGCAAGTGAGCAGCTAAGCCAGCAGCACTCCTGCCCTAGCAGAAAGGTTTGGgatgcagcagagaaaacaaaggagacAGAATGCTTAGGGAGATGAAGCCACTCTCAAAAGCTGGGCTACGAAGATCCTTTAGTCTCCTGCCTgcatcatagaattgctcagacAGCAGACGTCTGAGAACGGGGAGAATCCAGGTCAGGGAAAGCTGGTGGAGAGATGGCCAGGCAGCCTGTACTGTGGGTAGGGCTGTCTGGACTAGTCTGGGACTAGACAGAAAACAGTCATTAATGCTGGATTTTGTGCTGCAACGTGGAGTAGAATTACATCATCTGCTGGGACAGCAGGCTGGGAAGGTGTGTGCGTGTCCGGGAGGGATGGAGTCTGCTGAAGGCGCTGAAGTTGCATCAGCCAGTGGTTGCTCTGTTCTTGCGGTGCTGATGTGGCTTGTGCTGTCAGGGCGTCGGGGATTGGCTGCTGCAGGTCAGCTGGGTCTGCCTCCGCGGCCCTTGCAGGAGCCGTCTCTGCCTCCCGGTTTACCTGCAAGTCGCTGCTTCTCGTAGAAATCTTTGTTACAGTTTCAGCCGGAGGGATCAGGTATGGAAATTCAGGTGGATCTAAGCACTCTGACGAGAAGCAACACGTGTAGATATCACTGGTGACTCTGCACAAGTGATTTGCCTGCTGTAGTATTTTGCTAACCTGGAATACCGTCTGTGCATGagttcttctgctttttcatagCGTGCAATGCTCAGCTCCTTACCGTGCCCTTTTCAGGGAGGCTCTAGGTTGGCTTCCTGTGCCTTGCTGCACAAACCTGCTTGTGCTGCTTAACTGATTTATATACAAGATAAAAGGGATCAATACTGAAATTGTGCAGATGTTATCTTTGGAGTACTTAAGATTAGAAATATTTGAACAGGTTTTGCAGATCAAGTGATAGGCTTCTATTCAGTCGTGCACTGCAGTACTTTATAGCTGTACTGTATATAcgttatatatattatatatattatagcTGTATAAAGTACTTTATAGTACTTTATAGCTCCTTTTATAGGAGATGGGTtcttttggggggaaaaaatatatctgtttcATAGGTTGTTGTGAAAGACACCAGTTTAAGGATTTGAGTCCTCCATTCCACTTCAGATTACATGGGAAGTTGGCTTAGTTCTTGACTTTGATCTGAAGCACATTTTAACGTAGTGGGCTACTTAACAGGTCTTTTGAAAACAGTAACTTCATGAAAACTAGCTAATAGCAATGCTTTCTGTGAGATAGCATAAGGATAACTTTTCTTTGCTTAAAGTTACGATGGAAGaatggcatttttaaaagacttttggAGTCTAGTTTGCAGGAAGTAGGTTCTATTAGTAATGGCAACAAGATTTTAGGTGGGTGCTAGAGTCTTGTACctaaataatgcattttgcatttatttttattgatgtCAGTCTGTcatctccctcctccccctaATAAGGCAGAAGtttgatttctatttatttatttatttatttctccccTAATGTCTTTTTTGGTTTGTTACTGCAGAGTAGAACCCTTACAAGTATGAAAATTCTGGAAATAATGGTGGGATGGAAAGTAAATTCTAAATTCCTGATTCAGCGAGAGGAGAGAGAATTGTTCTGCAGCATTAGGGAACTGGGGtggttcagtctggaaaagaggaggttCAAGGGAGACTTTATCACTTTCCAGAACTACCTGAAAAGAAGTTTGTAGTAACAACTGATAGAAAGTGAGGaaacagcctcaagttgtgccatggGAGGTTTAGAGTGAGTACCTGGAAGAATTTTTTGACagaaagaatggtcaggcattggaactgcttgcccagggaagtggagGAATTGCCATTCCTGGAGGTATTTTAAGGactgtgtggatgtggtgcATGGGGACGTGGCTCAGTGGTGGACTTGGTAGTATTAGATGATGGTTGGcttgatgatcttaagggtcATTTCCaatctaaatgattctatgatttacagAGCGCCCTGTAGTCTAGCTGTAGTTTCTGACAGCAGCATCATTCTTATGTCACACACCTTCttcttctgattatttttttttttaataaagttgatattttatttttttatgttctgtCCTTTACCAGCCTATTGGACTGCAAGCATCCCCTAGAGATAAAACAAGGAGCATGCAGGGAAGATGATGTCTGGTACTGGGTGGCAGGGTGAACTTTGAGGTGGGAGAATCAAATGGTGAGACACACAGACGATGGGAATTTTATCTCCCAAAGGCATACGCCTGAAACACCTAAGTGACAGGGCATCTGAAGTCTTCAGGTACTAAGTGTCTGGCTGGTAGCCTTCACTAGTTACTTTAAATGTCTTTATGCAAAGCAAACTTCGACTACTTGTTCAACTCAATCATCAGTCCTGAGTCCTTTTTCTGCCTCATATTTGTAATGatcagagctgctttttcagGTGAAATACAGAACTGGAAGGGCATGATGGATTAATAGACTAATAGATAGTTTAAATGCCACGCTTTGTGATCTTTATCAGCAAAAATAGGAGAATCATTATCTGCAGGTGGGTTATTTGTTCTGTGCAGAGGTGTATAACTTGGTAAGGATTGTAATGAAGCATAATAGCGATATACTGATCGAGGGTAATTAAGcaacttcagatatttatagtGTTAATATACGCATTGGCCAGAACTGCCAGGCATTGTATATGTCAAGATATATGTAAGAGTTCCGACTATGAGCTCTCGTTTTCTTCCGTTCAAGGCTCTCACTGCAGCTTTTGTAATGTTATTTGATTGAAAGCAAGTGGAGGAAGCAAAATTTTCTAGAAGGGAAATGAGAGGTCTCATTGTGTAAGCACTACCCAGGAGAACTGGATTTGTATTCAtcgcttttcttttctttgtagtaCTGTAGATGCATTACTTCAAGTACACTGGTTATAGGAAATTGCCAATTCTGTATCCCTCATTTGCTGGGTAGTTGCTCCAGTGACTTTAGGGTTACAAGAGCTTTGAGTGCTTAAAAGTTCAGTCAAGGGAAACTGATGTCCTTACTCATAATCAGTGTTAATATCTTGCTGTTTGGAAGCTCTCAGAAATGTAGTGTGAATTTTGGGCAgttctgtgtggagctgggagttggGCTTGATGTTCCTTGTGGATCCCATCCAACTTGAGCTATTCTGTAGTTCTACATAGGTCATTCTGGAAGTAATACCTCtatcatggttttatgttttttgttttttggtttttttggttttcagtattcctcATCAAAAGATCATGTAGTGTACTGGGAATTAAAGcgttaatgctccaattccaggtacctatccccgtacattacagaagtcatgggatctggcccttccgggtggggcGGTCACTttctgcctggcagtgggtgctggagggtgctttcctagccgttccaagcttttcaggtttgacttggtctcgggaactctctctcctatcttatttgatttattagtctcaatttcaattggattgtattatattgtgttatcttgcattctggtaccatagttagtaaaataagttttcctccatagattgttgccgctgtttttttcctcccttcattagggagagcttcgttagggagcattatcagtagttcaggtttctgtgctggaaaacttgaccttgaaagatAAGACATACTGCCAGcattctgggatatttgtaaactttgagcactgcttagtctgggtagtgcctttttccttttttttcccttgtcttgttagcttcaattcattaacccttttctAGCAGGCACCAGTGATGAACCCACTCTTTATCGTGTGGGC from Lagopus muta isolate bLagMut1 chromosome 5, bLagMut1 primary, whole genome shotgun sequence includes the following:
- the TCTN3 gene encoding tectonic-3 isoform X3; translated protein: MSVNQVCVEKSLIFRANIPYHTDIIAVSDGPDLFCVQLDEPKLNYFQQPRCIKESDFPKLLRKHGRHSFLAQSQVQPSFSAFYRAGDPILIYFDSLSILSVLKQPVKMGVSGLCVDGNPAGFLESESTSCIRMFTNLSRSCISDPALNAASYYRDFAVLKVPIHDTIAESMKVRISPVGPPGAPYMEDNICNNAVSEVIYEIEFNGTHGIQSVSARFKVTSISGSSGFSLQQRFTLRFWTRMLSHTLPRSGNPGYITGAPLLIANGSTVQHMSILQSEGDGSCSQFLRHTVRFGSNMRTGCKLRLTQVEKSNCSYIQLKLYEAFQGMNQAEDLAIIGSARSSQEEEWVTILIQNCSVQTENCSSCCMIPVTLDMQILWTKMGLLSNPQAQIWGVRYFYQCQSLKSLSTSLVPLTTVVTFTEMTEWPEPPRGLPKVHWKLPFDFFFPFKMVLNIERSYRDDLTAYFVVILILCSILCC